CACATTATATATAGAAGTGTATATCAGCGACCATATTATTGCCTACAGACTGTAATTAGATCACCAAACTCCATCTCCAGCTGAATATGTCTATTGTCATGACCTGCAGCCACTCACCAGCAACTATTCAGTGATACACTTATGAAGATCAACAATGAGCTAGGGTATTTACAATTTGATCTGCGAGCATGTATAAACCAGTATGATGGAACAGTTTATTATGGAGTGGTCAACAACATTTCTGATGAAGAATCGAAGCTTGGCTCCAAGTATTCCGTACCACAGATTGCATTCTACAAGGGACTGGTATGCAGTTGCTTGCTTGAACTAGCTCAACTCAGCATGATGTATGCTGAATGACTTATTTGTATGTTTGCATAACTGTATTCACAATGGTTCTTGTGGCAGTTAGAAGCAATAGTTCATGAAGCTGGAAATGATGGGAGCATAACTAGTATTGAAGCTCTCCACGTCCGGATTGACAACCAGGTTTGTTGTACCAGTCTGTCATGGGCACATGACTCTCTTTTATGTTTAAACAACACCTTACTTGTGCATTCACATACTATCATGTGTGATCATGCAAGAAGCACAAAACCTTAGCTGTTTAGGACATAACTGGCGAAGATATCCTGAATGTGTGATCATGATCAAAGCATCATCTACCCCATCCATATGTACTGTACTCACAACAAATTGTTGTCTAGCTATACTAATGGACGTGTGCTTATATTGTAGCTTCATTCAATTGTGATTTACAAACAGTTAAGATGGACGAGTCATGATGTGTATTTTCTGTGCCCTGCTTTGTATCTGCTGATTGCTAGAGTTGAATCTTGTTTGCAATACGGGTATCATAAACTATTGAGTGTTCTACTCTCAGGTCGTGATTGCGGATGGTACACAAGACACTCAATCTCGTCTTCCTTCTTCTATCACAAATTTCTTGTTCTCTCAAAAGGAAAAGACTCTTACTGAACTGATACAAGATCGTTGGCTGGCGTACACCTCGGAGGGCAAGATTGGTCTTGGTATCAGATCATTTCTTGATCTCCGGAGCTGGTTTCGCAGCAATGATATCCCATCATGCGAGGTTTGCAATGAAGCTGGTATAAAGGTATTGATGTGTGATTACTATGATATTGCATTTCCCTTGTTCTTGCCACTTACTCCGTACCATATATTGTACAAGTGTTTTTGTAGAATCTCTATAAACGTTGTGTGCTCTGATACCAGCATTATTATATTTGTATCCACAACAGGCATCAACTTGTTCCAAGGAGGGATGCAATGTGAGAATCCATATCTACTGTCT
This window of the Triticum aestivum cultivar Chinese Spring chromosome 5D, IWGSC CS RefSeq v2.1, whole genome shotgun sequence genome carries:
- the LOC123120433 gene encoding non-structural maintenance of chromosomes element 1 homolog, encoding MAPLSWRHHTLLQALLSRGPLSERDFHALFTAISGGKNPATHQQLFSDTLMKINNELGYLQFDLRACINQYDGTVYYGVVNNISDEESKLGSKYSVPQIAFYKGLLEAIVHEAGNDGSITSIEALHVRIDNQVVIADGTQDTQSRLPSSITNFLFSQKEKTLTELIQDRWLAYTSEGKIGLGIRSFLDLRSWFRSNDIPSCEVCNEAGIKASTCSKEGCNVRIHIYCLKKKFPQRKASRACPQCATEWPQQEGEDEGDGEANEPGGEGQEGPSADPPSRRKRRVKAELAEEAEEAGPSTAVPRRSSRMAKAEEAAAADASQPARSSKRRKK